AGCTCAACGGACTTTGCCACAGCCATGACTCTCCGCCGAGATGGTCTCCTTCTGCCGCCAGCACCACCGTCCGCAACGATGCCAAACGCCCGCAAACTACTACCTCCTCTTTTTCCGCCTCACAATCCTGTAGAAGTTGCCTGTCACGGCCACACCATACCCACCTGAACGTTCGAGGTGGAACTGGACTCCAAACTTATCTGCGCTTTTCAGTTTGATGGCTTCTACAGAACATGATTTGGAATAAGCGAGAAGTTCGAATTTTCTGTCCACCAGAGCAATCGATTCCCAGTGGGACTCGTCTGCCAACATGGTTGAACCCATCCCTGCGAAAAGAAGGCGGCACTTAGCTATTCTCACCTTTTCAGGCTGCTTGGGAAATTTCCTTCTGACGTATTTGGATTTCTTTGTCACTTCTTGGCCATACGCCAGGGCAAGAACTTGATGGCCGTAGCAGACACCTAGAAGAGGGACACCGACTTTCCGGATGAACTCAAGATAGGTTTCATCACATTCGCCTTTTGTCAGACACTTCTCGGACCCGGACAGCACGACCGCATCTATGCCTGACATGTCATAGTCAGGCGTGGCCTCTCCTTCCTGTATTAATCTCAGATCTGAGAATCTTGCCACCAGAGCAAGGTAGTTCGGAACCTGCTTCTTGTATTTCTGGCCGTAACTATCTACGATTAGCGTGAACACAACCCCCCCTGGCAACCAAGCTGTGAGCTATAAGCTGTGGGCTGCAAGAAAACAGGCTATCAAGTACGATGGCTCCCTGCCGTGTCTCATAGGCAACAAGGTTTCTTCCTATAGCATATAGCTCATAGCTTACAGTTTGTTTCATGTTTCTTCTTCAGTTCAGCGAGGATATTGAGGGCTTCAAGGGGAGTTAACTCATTCATGTTCAGTTCTCTCAACTCCTTCAGGATGGGATGGGCCTTGGACCCAAAGAGACTGAGCTGATCTCTACTCTCCACCCTGGGAGCTCTCTTCCCTCTCCCTATCCTGGGAAGATTGGAAGGCGTTAGCTCATCAGACTCGAGGTTGGACAGGACTTCCTTCGCCCTTTGAACAACCTCCATTGGGATTCCAGCAAGCCTCGCAACATGGATACCGTAGGACTTGTCAGCAGCACCAGGGACAACCTTCCTCAGGAATACGACATCGTCGCCCCTCTCAAGAACAGCAACATTGAGGTTTCTGACTCTGGGAAGCATCCTCTCCAGTTCAGTCAACTCGTGATAGTGAGTGGCAAAAAGAGTCTTGGCAGATATTTTCGGATTCTCATGCAGGTATTCGACTACCGCCCACGCTATTGAAAGGCCATCAAAGGTCGAAGTCCCTCTTCCTATCTCATCCAGAATGATGAGACTCTTGTTGGTGGCACTGTTGAGTATGAGAGCAGTTTCATTCATCTCAGCCAGAAATGTCGAGACACCTCTGGAAAGGTCATCGGATGCGCCTACCCTGGTGAAAATCCTGTCCACCACACCTATTCTCGCACTCTTGGCAGGCACAAATGAACCAACCTGGGCGAGTATTACTATCTCTGCTATCTGTCTGATAAAGGTTGATTTGCCCGCCATGTTAGGTCCTGTCACTATAATTATCTGCGAGGCCGCATTTCCCAAGCTTATATCATTGGGTACAAAACCAGAATGAAGATATTCCACAACCGGATGCCGCCCCTCAACAATCTCAATCTCATCCCACTCACCCACTGAAGGTCTAACGTAACTCCGGAGAACGGCAACCTCGGCCAGTGAAGAGAGTACATCGAGACGTGCAAGGCTAGTGGCCGCGTGCATAATCTTGGCTGAGTGCTCTGCCACTTTTCTTCTCAGGGTTACGAAGATGTCGTACTCCATAGCCCTGGACCTCTCCTCGGCTCCCAAGATTTTCGATTCGTACTCCTTGAGCTCAGGGGTAATGAATCTCTCAGCATTGGCCAGAGTCTGCTTTCTTGTGTAATCTTGTGGAACAAGAGAAAGGTTAGGCTTGGTAACTTCGATGTAGTATCCAAAGACGTTGTTGAAACCCACCTTAAGGGAAGCAATGCCTGTTCTCTCCCTCTCTTTCGTCTGAAGTTGGGCAATCCACTTCTTGCCGCCTCTGGATATATCCTTCAATTCATCCAGATTTGAATCGTAACCCTGTCTGATTATCCCTCCATCCTTTAGTGAGATCGGGGGATCATCCACCAGAGCGCACTTGATAGTTGTGGCAATGCCTGAGGTGTCGCCAAGGTTCGATGCTGCTTCCTGGATAATTGGAGACACGGTGTCGGCCATCGCCTTCCTCACGTTCGGGACTACCTCAAGCGAGTCGGCGAGAGCGAGCAGGTCGCGGGGGCTAGCTCTCTCGCAGGATACTCTGGCGTTCAATCTTTCCACGTCAGTCAGCTTGCTAAGAAGCCTTCTCAGCTCTTGCCTGATCATAGACTTATCCGCCAGCTCTTCCACACCGTCCTGCCTTCTCTCTATCTTTTCCACGTTCATCAAGGGAGAAAGCAAGTATCTTCTCAAGAGCCTCCCCCCCATTGGCGTTCTCGTCATGTCAAGCAGGCCAAGCAGTGTACCTTCTTTCTCGCCTGCATGAATCTTCTCAGTCAATTCGAGATTTCTCACGGTTGCCCTGTCAAGAATCATGTAATCTGAGACTGCATAGGCTCTTATGGTTCGGATCTGGGGAAGGGCCCTTTTCTGTGTCTCCTCAAGATAGGCCAGATTTGCGCCCGCGGCACAGACTGCAGCAGGTCTTCCATCCAGCCCTAGCCCCTCCAGCCCCGCAACCTTGAAGTGAGACAGCACCCTTTCTCTGGCAGAGCCCAGCGAGAAAAGATAGTCATCCCTCCTGGTAACAGGGCAGATCTGCGAGAATCTCGAATCATCGAGACTTTCAGGAATCAATAACTCTGAAGGTGATATTCTCGTAAGCTCTTCCAGAAGAGTTCCGTCGTTCACCTCCGTGGCCGAGAACTCTCCGGTGGATGGATCACAAACTGCAATTCCAAAGCGCTCCTCAGGCTTGCACAGAGAAATGAGGTAGTTGTTCTTCTTCTCCTCCAGCAGCGAAGGTCTGACAATCGTTCCCGGTGTAACCACCTCAACGACCTCCCTGCGGACGATTCCTCGGGCCTGGCTGGCATCCTCCATCTGCTCACATAAGGCAACCTTGTAGCCTGCTTTCACCAGTCTATCCATGTAGGAGTCGATCGACCTGTATGGCACACCGGCGAGGGGCACTTTCTCTTTTCTCCCATGAGGCCTAGCGGTGAGGGCAATGCCCAGCACTTCAGAAGCTATCTGAGCATCTTCATAAAAGGTCTCATAGAAATCGCCCATCCTGAACAAAAGGATGGTGTCCTTGTGGTCTCCTTTTATCCTGTGGTACTGCTCTAGAAGGGGTGTAAGCTTGGACATTTAGAGTAAGAAACATCTACGGGATACCTGAGCACCAGCACGAAGATTCGGCCTACCTGTTTGTGCTGGTAACCCAGCCGTTGAAACCTTCGCCCTTCTTGAGGGCTTCTGCGTACTCTGCCGCCTCCTCCCTGCTGGAGAATCTGCCCACCCTTACTCTGAAGAGCACCTTTCCTGCGATCTCGTTTCTCGTGACGAACGCATCATGGCCTCTCTTCACGAGAGATTCCTTCAGGACCGTGGCAGTCTCCTTCTTGAGAAAGGAGGCAATCTGTATCGTGAAGTGATGCGGCTCAGGAGGTTTGATGTCCGGCTGCCTGGCGCCGACCAGCTTCGCGTATTTTGAAGTCGGATATCTCAAGAGCAACTTCTCGGCCCAAACTCGGGCTAAAGAAAGATCACCCAAGGCGTTGTAGGCCCGTATGACCCACCAATGGACAGCATCGCCGACGTCACTCTTCTTGTAATTGTCAGCAATGAATTTGAACCTAATGATAGCCTTGTCGTAGCTGCCCGCAGCATAGTGATACTGCGCTATCATGAAAAGGGCATTGTCTGCTACACTGCTTCGCGGGTACTTCACAATAATCCGGGAGAAGTTGTCCAAGGCAACAGCAAGCTCGCTGGAAAGCCTTCCCGCCAGATACAGCGCATTGGGTAATAGCGAACTCTCTGGATATTCGGAGATGAACAGGTCTACAGCATCTAGCGCCTCTCCGAACTTCCCTTCCATGTACAGTTCTTGAGCCCTTTTGAAGTCCTCAATGTCGTCCGCAGCAGCCCGTATGCTGGCCAGCAAGGTGAGAATAATAAGAATGGTTAGAGTCTTATTCATACTGGAAAAGGCTCCGTTTCACCGCATGCAGGACAGACCCATTGAAACTCTTTTAATTTGTGGCCACAGCATGTACACCGGTACTGCTTCACCTCTTTATTCAACTCTTTTACTTCGGTCATCAGTTCATTAAGAGCATCCTCATGATGCCCGGTGGCAGCTAAGATTCGGGCCAGTCCCATCTTCGCAGATGGATAGTAAGGGTCAATCTCAAGGGCCTTTTTGTACTCTGCAATGGCGTTCCCGGTCTTACCCATCTTCATATAAATTCTGGCCAGCGCATCATGGACAGAGACATTTCCTTTGTTTCTTGCCAGAAAGTCCTCGTACAGTTCCTTCGTCTCACCGAACTTACCCTGGTCAAAGAGTGCCTTCTCTATTCTGTTTAGCGTAAGAAACGCATACCTGGGTGAGGTTTCAACCACTCTCTTCCAATAGGAGATGGCTTCATCTACATCTCTTCTTG
This genomic stretch from candidate division TA06 bacterium harbors:
- the mutS gene encoding DNA mismatch repair protein MutS; its protein translation is MSKLTPLLEQYHRIKGDHKDTILLFRMGDFYETFYEDAQIASEVLGIALTARPHGRKEKVPLAGVPYRSIDSYMDRLVKAGYKVALCEQMEDASQARGIVRREVVEVVTPGTIVRPSLLEEKKNNYLISLCKPEERFGIAVCDPSTGEFSATEVNDGTLLEELTRISPSELLIPESLDDSRFSQICPVTRRDDYLFSLGSARERVLSHFKVAGLEGLGLDGRPAAVCAAGANLAYLEETQKRALPQIRTIRAYAVSDYMILDRATVRNLELTEKIHAGEKEGTLLGLLDMTRTPMGGRLLRRYLLSPLMNVEKIERRQDGVEELADKSMIRQELRRLLSKLTDVERLNARVSCERASPRDLLALADSLEVVPNVRKAMADTVSPIIQEAASNLGDTSGIATTIKCALVDDPPISLKDGGIIRQGYDSNLDELKDISRGGKKWIAQLQTKERERTGIASLKVGFNNVFGYYIEVTKPNLSLVPQDYTRKQTLANAERFITPELKEYESKILGAEERSRAMEYDIFVTLRRKVAEHSAKIMHAATSLARLDVLSSLAEVAVLRSYVRPSVGEWDEIEIVEGRHPVVEYLHSGFVPNDISLGNAASQIIIVTGPNMAGKSTFIRQIAEIVILAQVGSFVPAKSARIGVVDRIFTRVGASDDLSRGVSTFLAEMNETALILNSATNKSLIILDEIGRGTSTFDGLSIAWAVVEYLHENPKISAKTLFATHYHELTELERMLPRVRNLNVAVLERGDDVVFLRKVVPGAADKSYGIHVARLAGIPMEVVQRAKEVLSNLESDELTPSNLPRIGRGKRAPRVESRDQLSLFGSKAHPILKELRELNMNELTPLEALNILAELKKKHETNCKL